One Triticum aestivum cultivar Chinese Spring unplaced genomic scaffold, IWGSC CS RefSeq v2.1 scaffold236347, whole genome shotgun sequence DNA segment encodes these proteins:
- the LOC123176238 gene encoding BTB/POZ and MATH domain-containing protein 1-like, with translation LVQLDRPLQPKAKDRSRPQKTKIQVRRSRAIDTRDNERRRLTRRRRYADRVHGAQDPGDDGQRDRNQAYIAARRFAVLGYEWQIDYHPNSRYPYHRRKSRVKLRDPSRTLRPFREVAAHCPGSMQGTSQEVLLVSRAALEASGYLPRDGNCFVQCKAVLSRETYTYGGDGAEIAAHPRDLGHDLGDLLRSQKGADVTLFIGAESFRAHRCVLAARSPVFAAELAGNLMNDAHEVKDTDADAFRALLRFIYTDALPPEIEKMGRWPETRKEDQEAVSMARRLLEAADRYGVERLKVICEEKVCASVGVGTVATDLVLAERRGYKKLKARCMEFLVASPADMLAVAAAGGCKLLEATCPSVLTEILTAVAARSCQLALGGGALS, from the exons CTGGTCCAACTCGATCGACCTTTACAGCCCAAGGCAAAAGATCGATCGCGACCCCAGAAGACCAAAATACAGGTTCGCCGTTCACGTGCGATCGACACGCGCGACAATGAGCGTCGCCGGCTCACCCGACGCCGCCGGTACGCGGACCGTGTGCATGGCGCTCAAGATCCCGGCGACGACGGCCAGCGGGACCGGAACCAGGCCTACATCGCGGCCCGGAGGTTCGCCGTGCTCGGCTACGAGTGGCAGATCGACTACCACCCCAACAGTCGCTACCCCTACCACCGCCGTAAAAGCCGGGTCAAGCTCCG GGATCCTAGCCGGACGCTCAGGCCCTTCCGGGAGGTGGCGGCCCATTGCCCTGGGTCCATGCAAGGGACATCCCAGGAGGTCCTGCTCGTGTCCCGGGCCGCGCTGGAGGCGTCCGGCTACCTCCCGCGCGACGGCAACTGCTTCGTGCAGTGCAAGGCCGTGCTCTCCCGCGAGACGTACACGTATGGTGGCGACGGAGCCGAGATCGCCGCCCATCCCCGTGACCTGGGCCATGACCTTGGCGACCTCCTGCGGAGCCAGAAGGGCGCGGACGTCACCTTGTTCATCGGCGCCGAGTCGTTCCGCGCGCACAGGTGCGTGCTCGCTGCGCGGTCGCCGGTCTTCGCGGCCGAGCTCGCCGGAAACCTGATGAACGACGCGCACGAGGTAAAGGACACGGACGCGGACGCCTTCCGGGCCCTGCTCCGCTTCATCTACACGGACGCGCTGCCTCCAGAGATCGAGAAGATGGGCCGCTGGCCGGAGACCAGGAAGGAGGACCAGGAGGCGGTGTCGATGGCGCGTCGTTTGCTCGAGGCCGCCGACCGGTACGGCGTGGAACGGCTCAAGGTTATCTGCGAGGAGAAGGTGTGCGCCAGTGTTGGCGTGGGCACCGTGGCGACCGATCTGGTCCTGGCGGAGCGGCGTGGATacaagaagctcaaggccaggtGCATGGAGTTCCTGGTGGCCAGCCCGGCGGACATGctcgcggtggcggcggccggggGGTGTAAGCTTCTCGAGGCGACCTGCCCCTCGGTTTTGACTGAGATCCTCACGGCTGTCGCCGCTAGGAGCTGCCAACTCGCACTGGGAGGTGGTGCACTTAGTTAG